From Amyelois transitella isolate CPQ chromosome 9, ilAmyTran1.1, whole genome shotgun sequence:
acgttcagctgtttggcataatgatagatttgagattgaaatagtgacaggttgctagtccatctcctaaaagaagaatccctaggttataagcctaacctttaatcgccttttacgacatccatgagagagAGATGAGAGGGAGTGccccattttaattttattgatgccgggaaccacacggcactacacaCACatcgtatttaaaataatcttatcgCTTACAAGGTATTACGAAGTCTTgaacgttcagctggatggcttgATAATGGAATATATCTATCTTCTAAAATCTAAAGCAAAAGGCTTACTaatttaattgacttttagtttatttttataatacacaGTTACCTGCATTTCTGCAGGGTATGTTCGTTGGTCCACGGTATGTTCACTGCCTTCCATCATATCCGCGCCCCAGTGAAAGTGAATTTGTGATAGAACATGCTTTTCCAAGAACGGGCCGCCTTCTAAGTACGGACGTTCCGTTCTCCATTTGGCACCAAGTAccactgaaataaatataaattaataaatataaatatatactggacaaattacactgattgagttagtaggtagaagtaagttcgagacttgtgttacgagataccaactcaacgatactgtattttataataaatacttatatagataaacatccaagacccaggacgatctgagaaagttcgtttctcatcatgccctggccgggattcgaacctgggacctctggtgtcacaggcaagcgtactaccgctgagccacagaggccgtcgaaagGAAATTTAAAGTGCATacgtaattatttataacattagattatttttaggcgatgggcaagcaataGGTACATTCGTCTAATGTATCTTTtaccatgattcaatatgggttaggttccgcTGCAAGGGTTGTTGGAAGGTCAAATGGGACGGTAGTTACTTTGCGTAAGAACTACAAGcttcattaaatttactcaCAAGTATATCCAGTGTTTGTCAATTTCACTTTATGCGGATAGACGTCGAAATTGTACCATCTTAGTTCTGGACAAAGGTATGCTGTTGAGCCCGTGATAGAAACGTCTATAGGTGTCGGAAGATGACCATCAAATTCACTGATATAGTCGATCCATTCTACAGTTCCAAATTTAGGAATGACTTTCTCTTCCTTTTTAGGTGGTGGGGCTTCTTCATcatctaaaattaatttagtcTAAAGTCATttatcgtgtggttcctggtatTTTAGGATAGGTTACCTCATCTCTTGCCTGAGGATGTCTTAGAAGTAACTTAAGAAATTATCACATTCATCTAGTACAATCTTCCACGTTTTGTAACgaaaaaatgcaaaatgtttaagacgattaagggaaaggctaaataaataaatttgggataaGCCTTAGATTTTCCAtttaagcgataggctagcaacctgtcactatttctgaATCTGAATTCATTTAGCTAAACTCGGTCTTTGAACTGCAGAATTTTTACATGGGTCAAGTAAATTGTATGCTCAGGATGACATGTGCTacgtataataatatgttatttgTGTAGATAATTAAAGACGATGTTTTGGTTGAAGTGCTACATACAAAATTGGTGctcaattagttttattattgttataactaTTATAGTAACAACTTTTGGTAATTACTTGTGGAGAAACTTACAGAGCAgactttttgtaaaaatacaactaaCCTGGCTGTGCCGCTACTGCTAACTGCATAATTTAggaaatatttaacataactgaaaattttataacaaaggtAATTGTGTAAATACCTACAAGAATTTAACGTTATATTatgacatttttattcatagctcatttatattatttttaaggggAGGCTCgtacattacatttttatagtaCCTACTAATTCATGGGCTGATAAAATCGGCGaaggtttaaaaaaagtatgatattttatgataGACAGAATGTCAACATTTACCGTCAAAAGTGAAATGTCAAACCGCCAACGTGAAACAACTCCATTGAAGTTAATGCTTTggggaaaatatttaaatttcgcttgtgaatataattacttagcttaataaaataaagacttaTATATCATTTCGAAATGGAGCCGAACAAAGATGCAAAAAAACAGTCACATATCAAACCAGATTTTTTAGATTTGGATCGAGATTTGATCGCGTGGGAAAGATGGATAGGTATAAGGAAAGAAGAAATAGAATACCTATCTTCTCGAACATGCAGACCTGCTGTCGATTTGGCTATGAACTTGTTGGAGAAAGAACGTGAAGATATAGAAAGGAAAACCGTACTTGAGCATGCACAGGTCGATAAAAAACCAAAGATAAGGGGAAACACATCATGGGACCCGCCAGAAAGGTTGCATCAGTACTGTTATTGCGAACCAGTGTATGAAGTACAAAGAACTGCGGTTGAAATGGGATCCCCACCAGTAATTGAACATATTGGAGTGCCGAAATATATTCAAGTTACAGAAAAAGGCCTTTTTGGTACGCCAGCACGAAAACCCTGCACTCAACTTGATGCtgaatatgtaaaatatagaGAGAAACGAGAAACTGAActgagaaagaaaataaagaaaattgatCCGTTTCGGTAATATACATGGTTTATTAGATGTTTGTTAAATTAGGGCAAAATACGTAATATACAGTTAGGTAATTAATATCACACTTCTTCACCGGAGGTGTAGGTAGAGACTAGATCATTGCCCTTACTACGCTCTCTGCATTTATATTTTGCTCCTATCTTTTCATGCACGCTCGGCTGTTTAGAGTTGTTGTCAATTGTACGTCTGATGTAAGTTATAAatcattatgtatttttataggtCCGACATAAGTGAGCTTATCGTCAAAGGGAAAAAGGCTATTCAGCCGCCTGTTGTTAAGTTGCCTCCATTACCTGTAATCACAGTAGACATGCCTGAAGCCGCCAATGAAGTGATGGATAGTATTTATGCcatcaaaattaacaaaactatCATATTCAAAGATATCCCAGGCCAAAATTTATCATATCTACAAAAGATGCAACAAGAACCTTGGCATGAGCGTTGTACATCTTGGACGTATTATTTCAATGTTCCCATAAAAAGGGCTGGAAGAAGCAAGTTGTTTTTAAAGAATCTAGGTACAACAACACTACGGTATTGTTGGAAAAGGATAAGAAAGCCAATTCCATTTATACCAGAAGATTTCTATGTTCAAGTATTTTTCTTCTGTAAAAATGAAGATGTATTACCCCCTGGACAGAGTAAGGAATTgtatttcacatttatttctGACCAACCCGGCATATACAGTGAGTTTTGGGAGCTTAGTTTTTGCAATATTT
This genomic window contains:
- the LOC106130331 gene encoding uncharacterized protein LOC106130331 gives rise to the protein MEPNKDAKKQSHIKPDFLDLDRDLIAWERWIGIRKEEIEYLSSRTCRPAVDLAMNLLEKEREDIERKTVLEHAQVDKKPKIRGNTSWDPPERLHQYCYCEPVYEVQRTAVEMGSPPVIEHIGVPKYIQVTEKGLFGTPARKPCTQLDAEYVKYREKRETELRKKIKKIDPFRSDISELIVKGKKAIQPPVVKLPPLPVITVDMPEAANEVMDSIYAIKINKTIIFKDIPGQNLSYLQKMQQEPWHERCTSWTYYFNVPIKRAGRSKLFLKNLGTTTLRYCWKRIRKPIPFIPEDFYVQVFFFCKNEDVLPPGQSKELYFTFISDQPGIYSEFWELSFCNICFFDTLADKLVLNLYADSVENVEKCLKKTEGLQSKINRNAIYNHMKTLLEVVVLIATDIEPQIYPYKKLFLEAEMFQMKNPVCYYHQTEVQKMKDLYLEMKPGEHWDLSIVKWREVLLTKEYDDRMKYYELLRKSHSDLLKPWLEGDGLLKQKHQAVNWLLGQLADKFKSVHKYIYDSLYQRRESLVSAGCSSKSSQRVSEVIDPNTKELANILFYVHMQQHIALAIEEIAGVLSSLDLNRWIEFDFCRM